From Kineosporia succinea, the proteins below share one genomic window:
- a CDS encoding ABC transporter permease, which translates to MTSVSVDADPAGRSPRAGRRVPLSWIGVVPFLAYVGLFLLLPTALVVIQAFGTPEGQPTLANVRALGESYVLTAFWRSIQLSFATAAIGAVLGAVLAYIVVQGPADGIVRRTVTAAAGVLAQFGGVTLAMAFMVSVGNQGVVTLLLRDVGVNASGGWLYELSGLMVVYLYFQVPLMVLVFLPALDGVKPQWREATESLGGSGWAYWRHVAFPLLTPPFLGAFLLLFANAFAAYATAAALISQGGIIIPLQIRAAMTSETVLGQENVAKALALGMVVVVAVAMALYSWMQRRSSKWLQ; encoded by the coding sequence GTGACCTCCGTGTCCGTCGACGCTGACCCCGCCGGCCGGTCCCCCCGGGCCGGCCGGCGGGTGCCGCTCAGCTGGATCGGCGTGGTGCCCTTCCTGGCCTACGTCGGTCTCTTCCTGCTCCTGCCCACCGCCCTGGTGGTGATTCAGGCGTTCGGCACCCCGGAGGGGCAGCCGACCCTCGCCAACGTCCGCGCGCTGGGCGAGAGCTACGTGCTCACCGCGTTCTGGCGCAGCATCCAGCTCTCGTTCGCCACCGCCGCGATCGGCGCGGTGCTCGGCGCCGTGCTGGCCTACATCGTGGTGCAGGGCCCGGCCGACGGCATCGTGCGCCGCACGGTGACCGCTGCCGCCGGTGTGCTCGCCCAGTTCGGCGGCGTGACCCTCGCGATGGCCTTCATGGTGAGCGTCGGCAACCAGGGTGTCGTCACCCTGCTGCTGCGCGACGTCGGGGTGAACGCCTCCGGCGGGTGGCTCTACGAGCTGTCCGGCCTGATGGTCGTCTACCTGTACTTCCAGGTGCCGCTGATGGTCCTGGTCTTCCTGCCCGCGCTCGACGGCGTGAAACCGCAGTGGCGCGAGGCCACCGAGAGCCTCGGCGGAAGCGGCTGGGCCTACTGGCGGCACGTCGCCTTCCCGCTGCTCACCCCGCCGTTCCTGGGGGCGTTCCTGCTGCTGTTCGCCAACGCGTTCGCCGCCTACGCCACCGCCGCGGCGCTGATCAGCCAGGGCGGCATCATCATCCCGCTGCAGATCCGCGCGGCGATGACCAGTGAGACGGTGCTCGGCCAGGAGAACGTGGCCAAGGCCCTCGCCCTCGGCATGGTGGTCGTGGTGGCCGTGGCGATGGCGCTCTACTCGTGGATGCAGCGAAGGAGCTCGAAATGGCTGCAGTGA
- a CDS encoding ABC transporter substrate-binding protein produces MRGVGASVAVGAIVALAACAPPSDDDSSSTGADGVSASSATSAEEFGGMDALVEAAKKEGELNVIALPDDWANYGELKSAFTAKYGVKINSAKPDAASQDEINAVKTEKGRSSAPDVLDMGGAVTLANTALYAPYKVATWEDIPDSQKEQTGLWVNDYGGYMSIGYDSSKFNGVSALKDLLGSDFKNSVALNGDPTQAGAAFAGVAMASLGNGGSADDISKGVDFFTELKKAGNFVPVQASPATIKTGETPVVFDWDYLNAAQTSENKNWKVVVPEGVVLGSYYNQAISKDAPHPAAARLWQEFLFSDEGQNLWLKGGARPVRMEAMTTAGTIDADLAAKLPEVSGEAVFLTTDQTATATKFLTENWAKAIG; encoded by the coding sequence ATGCGCGGAGTCGGCGCGAGTGTGGCGGTGGGCGCAATCGTGGCCCTGGCCGCCTGCGCGCCGCCGAGTGACGACGACAGCAGCTCCACCGGTGCGGACGGCGTCAGCGCCTCCTCCGCCACCTCCGCCGAGGAGTTCGGGGGGATGGACGCCCTGGTCGAGGCGGCCAAGAAGGAGGGCGAGCTCAACGTCATCGCCCTGCCCGACGACTGGGCCAACTACGGCGAGCTCAAGTCGGCCTTCACTGCGAAGTACGGCGTCAAGATCAACTCGGCGAAGCCCGACGCGGCCAGTCAGGACGAGATCAACGCGGTCAAGACCGAGAAGGGCCGCAGCTCGGCCCCGGACGTGCTGGACATGGGCGGCGCCGTCACGCTGGCCAACACCGCGCTGTACGCGCCCTACAAGGTCGCGACCTGGGAAGACATCCCGGACAGCCAGAAGGAGCAGACCGGCCTCTGGGTCAACGACTACGGCGGCTACATGTCGATCGGCTACGACTCGTCGAAGTTCAACGGCGTCTCGGCGCTGAAGGACCTGCTCGGCTCGGACTTCAAGAACTCGGTCGCCCTCAACGGTGACCCGACGCAGGCCGGTGCCGCGTTCGCCGGTGTCGCGATGGCGTCGCTGGGCAACGGCGGCTCGGCCGACGACATCAGCAAGGGTGTCGACTTCTTCACCGAGCTCAAGAAGGCCGGCAACTTCGTCCCCGTGCAGGCCTCCCCGGCGACCATCAAGACCGGCGAGACCCCGGTCGTCTTCGACTGGGACTACCTGAACGCCGCGCAGACCTCCGAGAACAAGAACTGGAAGGTCGTGGTGCCCGAGGGCGTCGTCCTGGGCAGCTACTACAACCAGGCCATCAGCAAGGACGCCCCGCACCCGGCGGCCGCCCGCCTGTGGCAGGAGTTCCTGTTCTCCGACGAGGGCCAGAACCTGTGGCTCAAGGGTGGCGCCCGTCCGGTGCGCATGGAGGCCATGACCACGGCCGGCACCATCGACGCGGACCTCGCGGCGAAGCTGCCCGAGGTCAGTGGCGAAGCGGTGTTCCTGACCACGGATCAGACCGCGACCGCCACGAAGTTCCTGACCGAGAACTGGGCGAAGGCGATCGGCTGA